GAGTGGGCCTCGACGAATGCGGCACGCATGGCGGCGAGCCGGTCGGCCTGCGTGGTAGCGGGAATGTGCGCGCGCACCAGGTCGATCGCATGCTCGAGCAGAATGCCGGTGGCGTGCTTCTTCTCGCGCTGAATGGTGCCGCCGGGCGGGTCGGGCGTGGTGTCGTCGATGCCGGCCAGCGCCAGCGCCTGGCTGTTGGCCCAGGCCGAGTGGCCATCCTTGCGCAGCAGCAGCGCCGGCCGATCGGGCGTCAGCGCGTCGAGATCGGCCGCGCGTGGCCAGCGCCCGCCCCACAGGGTGTGATCCCAGCCGCCGCCAAGCAGCCAGGCCCCGGCGAGCAGCTGGCTGGCGGCGGCCCCGGCACGGCGCAGCGCGTCGTCGAAATCGGCCACGCCGTCGAGGCGCAGCTCGCGCCGCGTCAGCGCATAGCCAATGAAGTGGACGTGTGCGTCGGTGAGCGCCGGGATCACCGCGCGGCCGCGCAAATTGATCGGCTCGGCCCGCCCGGCCATGGCCGCCTGCACCTTGCCCTCGCTGCCGACCACCACCACCCGGCCGTCGCGGATACCGAGCGCCTGCGCGCGCGGCATGCTCGGGTCGAGCGTGTAGATCGTGCCGTTATAGAGGATCGTTGCTGGCATGGGGTAATTCCTCTCGCCATAAGGCCGCGTGTTGGTGTATGGTACGGATGCCGGGCGATTCTGTCAAAAGCCGGATCGGCATTTGGCGTGCCCGCGCGACGCCCGCCCAAGCGATCTGAGAATGGTAAGCGTTCGTAATTGGCGTCTACGTGCCCTGGTGGGTAGCGCACAGGCCTTGGGCGTTTGCAGCAGGCCGCCTACCGCGCAATCTTCAGCGTGCTCCTGGCCTCGACCGGCACGCCCTCGGGGGTAAGGACCCGCAGGCGCAACACGTAGTCGCCAGGTGGCAGCCCGCCGGTGGCCCACACGCCCAGGATGCCATCGACTACGCCCAGCGTGCCGTCGCCGATTGGCTGCCAGGTGTCGGGCGCGGCCGCGCTGCTCCACTCGAGCGTATAGCTGCCGCGCGCGCTGCCGCGCACCAGCACCTGTGTCGTGGTAATCAGCGCGCCGGCACTCGGCTGGCCGATCAGCGCGATGCTGCTGCTGGGGTTGCTCTGCGGCGGTGGGCAGTAGCGCGTCGGCGGCTGCGGCACACCATTGGCGGCGGCCCACGCTTGATACTGTGGCGGGTACACAGCGAAGCGCTGCTCGCGCACCTCGGCCGGCGGGCTGTATGGCGCAGCCAGGCAGCTGCCATCCCCGGCTACCTTGACGGTCTTGACGAATACGTCGCTAGTTTTAGGCTCACTGCCGGCCACAAAGTGCTCGGCGATCGGGTTGGGGCAGGCCTGGCCGGCCAGCCCGCCGGTATCGGCGCAGATCGCCACCTCGGTGATGCCGGTAGGCCGCGGGAAGGGCAGGATCGGCCGGCCGGCGTTGTAGGCCTGCATGATCGCGCGCCAGATCGTGCCGGCGCCATTCACGCCGGCGACCTCTTGCATCGGCGCGCCGTCGCTGTTGCCAACCCACACTCCGATCGTCACATCGCGGGTATAGCCGACCGCCCACGAGTCGCGCCAGTCGTTGCTGGTGCCGGTCTTAACCGCAGCCGGGCGGCCGTCGGGCAGCTCCATCACATTATCGGCGCCGAACATATAGTGCCGGGCCTCGTTATCGCTGAGTATGTCGGTCAGCAGGTAGGCGATCTGCTCGCCCTGCTCGCCAAGCGCCTGGCGGCCAGGCGATTCGGTGATGTTCTCGAGCACCTCGCCGCGTGAGTTGATCACCTTCAAGATCGGGGCGGGGTCGCGCCGGTAGCCGCCGTTGCGGATCGTATTGTACAGATTGGTCAGGTCGAGCAGCTTGACCTCGCCGGCACCAAGCACCAGCGCCAGGCCATAGGCCGAGCTATCGTTCAGCGTCGTGATGCCCATGGCGTGGGCCTGCTCGACGAAGCTCTCGACGCCGACGAACTCGATCGTCTTGACTGCCGGGATGTTGAGCGAGTTGGCCAGCGCCATACGCAGGCGCTGCGGGCCATGCCAGCTGTCGTCGTAGTTGTGTGGCGCGTAGACTGTGCCGTCGGCCAGCTTGAACTCGGTCGGCACATCCCACAGCACGGTCGCGGGCGTCCAGCCGCGGCGCAGGGCGGCGGCATACACAACCGGCTTGAGCGCCGAGCCGGGCTGGCGTGGCGCGAGCGTCACATTCACCTCGCCGTCGATCGCCTTGTTCTTATAATCGACGCTGCCGACCATGGCCAGCACCTGGCCCTCGGGCGAGAGCATCACCAGGCCGGCGTTGGTAGCATTGCGCGAGCGCAGCTCGGCGACCCGCTCGCGCACGACGCGCTCGGCCGCCGCCTGCCAGTGCAGATCGAGCGAGGTGACCACGCGCAGGCCGCCGCGATACAGCACATCCGGGCCATAGCGCTGTTCGAGCAGCTGGCGCACATAGAACACGAAGTGCGGCGCCACCAGGCTGGACTCAGGCGGCACGAAATTTAGCGGTGCGCTGAAAGCCGCGCGCGCCTCGGCGGTCGTCAGGTAGCCAAACTTGACCATCAGGCCCAGCGTGATCTTCTGGCGTGCCCTGGCGCCGGCCAGGTTAGTCAGCGGGTTCAGCGTGGTGGGTGATTGTGGTAGGCCGGCGAGCAAGCTGGCCTCGGCCACATTTAGCTCCCAGACATGCTTGCCGAAGTAGGTTTGCGCAGCGGCCTCGACGCCATACGCCTGATTGCCGTAGTAGACCTCGTTCAGATACAGGCCAAGGATCTGGTCTTTGCTATACTTGCGCGAGACCTTAAAGGCCAGGATGGCCTCGCGCAGCTTGCGCTCGAACGAGATCGCGGTACGCTCTTCAGGCGGCAGCAGCACATTGCGCACCAGCTGCTGGGTGATCGTCGACGCGCCGCTCACCACCGCTTGCGACTGGTAGTTCTGGAGCATGGCCCGCAGGATGCCGCGCAGATCGACGCCGGGGTTCTCGTAGAAGTTGGCATCTTCAACTGCGATCGTGGCATCGCGCAGGGCCTTGGGCATGCGCGCCAGATCGACGACGGTGCGGCGGCCGCCCTGCGGGTCGACCAGCTCATACAGCAGTGTCTGGCCATCGCGCGCAAACAGCTGGGTTGTCTCGGCCGGGCGGTGCTGGCCGATGCCGGCCTCGAGGCCCTCGAGCTCGCGCCCGTAGTAGTAGTACACGCACAGCATGGCCAGCACCGCCAGCTCGATCGCCAGCAGCGCCAGCTTCACAAACGCAAGCAGCAGCCGGCCCAGGAAGCGCAGTACAGCCAGGGCCGGCGCCGGGCGGCGCGCATAGGGCTGGAATGTTCGGAGACGTGCCATAGTACGATCAGTATAGCATGTTCTTTCAGGGAACGTTGAGCTGGCGGGGGGGCATAGCCGCTTCTGAGCGATCCGCGTGGTGCGGGGCAGCCGCCCCAGCCGGCACGTGCTATTGGCGTGGCACCGGCCCGGCCTTGAATGTGAAAAGCATGCAGGCCAGCTGTGGTATACTGAGTACGCACACTCCGACCAACCCTCGATGTTCCACGCCCGAGCGACGCGCTCGACAATATCGCTCAGCGCCTGACTAGCACCCAAGCGGTTCGCGATAAGAAGGACCACCGCCGTATGGCGCATGGCCTTGTTGCAGACTACCGCCGGCAGGTGAGCGCCACACCCGGCGTTGGTACGTCAAGAATGTAGGAATACTATGCTGTTCTTCGTCTGGTTCGACGACACTCCTAAGAAGCTGGCAAACGATAAGCTTCAGGAAGCCATCGCTGCCTACACGGTTCGTTTCAGCGCAGCCCCCAATCTGGTGCTCGTCAATGCGATCGACCAGCCGGAGCTGACCAGTACCATCGTGCGTGCCGAGCGCACGGTGCAGCCGAATACCTTCTGGCTTGGGTATGAAGAGCATGTCGATCCGCCGATCGGGTAAGCCCGCGCCGATGATGTGCCGTTTGATCGCAGGTGCTTGGCCTGCGCCGATGATCATACGCGAATGGTATGCGAAAGGAATCGAACATGCCACTACGATACCCAGCCGTAGTATTCGCGCCCAATGGCGGCGCCACATTCATCGTTCGGCTCGACCCCTCCCGATCGTCGGGCTGGCTGAACACGCCGATGCCGGCGCGGAGCGACAATGGCGGGCTGGCCGCGCCTTGGCGCTGGGGCGGCCATCAGATCGACCTCGAGGCGCGGGTGGTGCATTTTGCTTTTATCAACCGGGTGAATGCCGAACGCTGGACGGCGGAGGTGGCGTTTGAGTGATCGGCATGCACCACCGCCGTGTTCAGCAACTCTTCGCTGCACGCAGCGCCAGCCGTAGGCGCGCTTCACGACAGGCGGGCCGGTTCTTCCGCTCTTTCAGTGGCCCGTCATCAGCTT
The sequence above is drawn from the Candidatus Kouleothrix ribensis genome and encodes:
- a CDS encoding transglycosylase domain-containing protein, with product MARLRTFQPYARRPAPALAVLRFLGRLLLAFVKLALLAIELAVLAMLCVYYYYGRELEGLEAGIGQHRPAETTQLFARDGQTLLYELVDPQGGRRTVVDLARMPKALRDATIAVEDANFYENPGVDLRGILRAMLQNYQSQAVVSGASTITQQLVRNVLLPPEERTAISFERKLREAILAFKVSRKYSKDQILGLYLNEVYYGNQAYGVEAAAQTYFGKHVWELNVAEASLLAGLPQSPTTLNPLTNLAGARARQKITLGLMVKFGYLTTAEARAAFSAPLNFVPPESSLVAPHFVFYVRQLLEQRYGPDVLYRGGLRVVTSLDLHWQAAAERVVRERVAELRSRNATNAGLVMLSPEGQVLAMVGSVDYKNKAIDGEVNVTLAPRQPGSALKPVVYAAALRRGWTPATVLWDVPTEFKLADGTVYAPHNYDDSWHGPQRLRMALANSLNIPAVKTIEFVGVESFVEQAHAMGITTLNDSSAYGLALVLGAGEVKLLDLTNLYNTIRNGGYRRDPAPILKVINSRGEVLENITESPGRQALGEQGEQIAYLLTDILSDNEARHYMFGADNVMELPDGRPAAVKTGTSNDWRDSWAVGYTRDVTIGVWVGNSDGAPMQEVAGVNGAGTIWRAIMQAYNAGRPILPFPRPTGITEVAICADTGGLAGQACPNPIAEHFVAGSEPKTSDVFVKTVKVAGDGSCLAAPYSPPAEVREQRFAVYPPQYQAWAAANGVPQPPTRYCPPPQSNPSSSIALIGQPSAGALITTTQVLVRGSARGSYTLEWSSAAAPDTWQPIGDGTLGVVDGILGVWATGGLPPGDYVLRLRVLTPEGVPVEARSTLKIAR